TAGAGTTTAATTTCTCCATAAATCCAATACTTTTCATAATCATAGTATTTTAGGTTGCCTGATTTTTGGATAAACAAATCACTATCAAGCCCTAAAACATCAGTAATGATAGTATCAATTTTCATGTCAATTTGAAATTGAAGCCAATCTAACCCTGCGGTTAGGTTTCTATTTTTATCAGTATCTTTTGAAATTTTTCATCACCTCCTTTCAATGTCTAGGTGCCGTTTTAAAAAACCTTTTTGGGAATAGCAACGAGCTCATACGTACCAAGGGTTTAACGGGTGTTTCAATTCCTAATAGCACATGGTGTTACAGGCATGTGCCAAATGAAATATAAGCAATTTTTATTGAGTAAGTGAATCATTTTAACTTCGTCCGTCTATCAATGACGATTTTTGAGGTCTAAGCGCTTTAGGGCGCCGACCGCAAAAATCTATTTCAGCCGTACTCAAAAATCATTCACTTACTCGATAATTTTTTTGAGTTTCTTGCTTGTAGATAACTTTTTAATCAAATCAGATAACTTTGTTTCAAGCGTATGGACACGTTGACGAAGTACAACATTTTCAGAAGTTAATCCTTTAACATCAATTTTTAAGGCAAGCTGATAGCGATTTAAACGTCCTAGGGAATGTCTTAAAATGGATAGTTCACTTTCTCTCTCCTCTTCCAAGAGAGTGTTAAGGTCACCCCACACCATCTTAATCGCTTTATCAAGACCATTTTCAGAAATCAAGTTTGAAGTCTGAACAAATTTTTCAACTTCTTCATCAGTAAAATTTGGTACCCAGTTATAACCATGTCGTTTTCCATAACCAATGGGGATTTTAACGAATGAAAAGTCATAACCTGATAATTCTGTAATCTTTGCTCGCCATTTTTTGATAGTTGAAGTGCTTTTACCAACTTTTTCGGATATTTTCTTGTAATCTATAGTTTTACCTCCTTATTGAGCAAGTCCACTAAAATGTTTATAGATAACTTTCATTCCTTTAATCAACTACAAGTCTATTTTAGTTGACTAGAATCTATTTGTCAAGCCTGAAGTTGAAAAAAAGGAATAAAAAGTGTAAAATAGGAAAAAAAAGGAGTGGAATTATGGCGGATAATCGCAAATTATATTTTATTCAAAACTTCGGTAATAATGTTGCTAAATTACGGAAAGAAAAAAACATTAAGCAAGAGGCTTTAGCAGAATATGTTGGTATCAGTAAAAATGCAATTTCAAAAATAGAGCAAGGTACATCATATCCTTCATTTGCTAATTTAGACAAAATAGCAGAATTTTTTAAAACCACGCCAACTCAATTATTTGGTACAGAATTAGAAATTCAACTTGAGATTAGTGAAAAGAACATTGATGAGTATGAAAAAAAAGCAAGTACAATTTTAAAAGCTAATAAGGCATTTTACGATTTACATAAGGACATTACAAAGTATGCAGACCCAGATTTAGACTATACTCTTTCAGTTCTCGGAAATGCAGTAGCTGGTAAAAGTGCAGTTGATAGTTTATATAAGGAAATTACAAGCAATACCGACCCAGATTTAGACTATACTCTTTCAGTTCTCGAAAATGCAATAGCTAGTAAAAATGCAGTCGATAGTTTATATAAGGAAATTACAAGCAATACTGACCCAGATTTAGACTATACTCTTTCAGTTCTCGAAAATGCAATAGCTAGTAAAAATGCAGTTGATAATTTATATAAGGAAATTAAAAGAAATACTGACCCAGATTTCAATTTAGCACTTAATACTTCTAATAATAAAGATGATAAAGCTGAATGAATTATCGGACATTAATAAATGACTTTGTTAATTTGTATCATATCTCCAAGTCGAAAATTGCTTACCTTTTACAGATAGGGTCAATCATTTTCGTTAATAAAGAACAAATTGAGATAGAGATTCAAAAGCAAGTTTCTAAAATTATTAATATAAAACAACATATGGAAAAATTATCTTCTTTTCAAGATAAGAGACCAATACCACAATGAATTTTTGATAACATGCAAACTTAAATTGAAAATTTAAATATGAGCAAATCTTAAATAGTGGCTAAATATGATGAATATTAATTAGTCAAAAAGATTCAATGCAATAAATAATTAGAAACTTTAGATTGATTGTTTTTTGTTAAAAAAATATAATAATAAACAACAATCTTATATTTTAAGCTAAAGATAAAAATAATGACTAAGAGTCAATAAAATCAAGGAGAATATAAAGTGAAAATTGAGCCTAAAATTTTTGATGAAGTCAAAAGAGTATTAGTTTCACTTGACGATAAGTATTTTGTCGGTGATGAATTGAATCGTTCTAAATTAAGTGAGGATTTAAGGAATTATGATGAGTTTTTACTAACGGAACTATTTCAAACAGATTTTATCAAACAGCATTTTATTAAAGAAGTTGCAGGTCAAAAACTATTTCAAATTGAACAACTAGAAGAAGCTATTCTCTATAATGATTATTGGGATACCAGCTATACAAAATATGAAAATCGTATTGGATTAGCTTCTAATGGGAAATTCTTAGAGGATAGTCAAGATGTAGTACTAGATTTTCCATTTAAAGATGGTGTTCTAACAGCTTCTATGACAAAAGAAGACAGTGAAGATGGCTATGATGATGCTTTTTTGAATGAAGTGATTGAAAAAGATGAGATTGATCGGTTATTTGATAAGAAGATATTTGTGAACAGCAAGCGATATGATGAAAATGGTGAATCAACAGTAGCGGACTTTGATGAAGATAAAGATAACTTGATTATTAAGGGAAATAATTTACTTTCTTTACATGCGATTAAAAAGAAATATGCATGTAAAGTGAAAGTAATCTATATTGATCCACCATACAATACAGGAAATGATGACTTTAACTATAATGATAAATTCAATCATTCAGCTTGGTTAACATTTATGAAGAATAGAATAGAAATTGCACGTGATCTATTGAGTGAAGAAGGGACAATTTGGATAAATTTTGACGACAATGAAAATGGATATATAAATCTATTAATGGACTCTATTTTTAATAGGAATAATTATATTTCTAATGTTATTTGGAATCATACAAAGCAAAGTAAAAATGATGAAAGATTTTTTTCACGTCATTATAATCATTTAATTGTGTATGCAAAAAATAAGGATTTTTTACCTAATTTTAAAGCTGAAAGAACCGAAAAGGATAATAAAGCGTACAAGAATCCAGAC
The DNA window shown above is from Lactococcus paracarnosus and carries:
- a CDS encoding DNA methyltransferase, which encodes MKIEPKIFDEVKRVLVSLDDKYFVGDELNRSKLSEDLRNYDEFLLTELFQTDFIKQHFIKEVAGQKLFQIEQLEEAILYNDYWDTSYTKYENRIGLASNGKFLEDSQDVVLDFPFKDGVLTASMTKEDSEDGYDDAFLNEVIEKDEIDRLFDKKIFVNSKRYDENGESTVADFDEDKDNLIIKGNNLLSLHAIKKKYACKVKVIYIDPPYNTGNDDFNYNDKFNHSAWLTFMKNRIEIARDLLSEEGTIWINFDDNENGYINLLMDSIFNRNNYISNVIWNHTKQSKNDERFFSRHYNHLIVYAKNKDFLPNFKAERTEKDNKAYKNPDNDPKGMWRSGDVRSPNLRQTMKYSITSPSGNIIQSPDNGWRWSKETLEKKITSGEIIFKNDGSGIIRKIYLSDQEGRTPENLWYGEDSGTTRESNSEIKALFEKKVFSTPKPERLLKKILAITTDESDLVLDFFMGSATTQAVAMKMNRRFIGIEQMDYINEVSVSRLQKVIAGEQGGISKDVNWLGGGSFVYTELMPKNMGYLQDIIHAKTLDNLKVVYNRMLEGTDTMEPADISFRADLDKIDWLEGFNENKRLLIKLLDKNGLYYNYSEIDDANVRELISENDYRFNKQFYKGGE
- a CDS encoding helix-turn-helix domain-containing protein, encoding MADNRKLYFIQNFGNNVAKLRKEKNIKQEALAEYVGISKNAISKIEQGTSYPSFANLDKIAEFFKTTPTQLFGTELEIQLEISEKNIDEYEKKASTILKANKAFYDLHKDITKYADPDLDYTLSVLGNAVAGKSAVDSLYKEITSNTDPDLDYTLSVLENAIASKNAVDSLYKEITSNTDPDLDYTLSVLENAIASKNAVDNLYKEIKRNTDPDFNLALNTSNNKDDKAE